GGGAAAGTTCGACGAAGGCCGGGTAGTCCACGGCCTTGGCCAGGGGGCTGTCGAGGCCGCGGGCGTGCAGGTCTTCCGCGAGGGCGAACAGGCGCTCGCCGAGGTTGGCGGCCTGCAGGGCGGCAGACGGCGCGCTGCCAGCCTTGAGCGCGTAGGTGGCGTCGCCGCACAGCAGCAGCGCGTCGTGGGGGCCCAGCAGGCGCAGGCAACTGGCCAGGCGCTCGTCGCCGAAGGGTGAGTGGGCGATTACATGCAGGGTGTTCATCAGAGCGTCACCACCTGGTCGTAACGGGCAATCAGCGCGCTCAGCG
The window above is part of the Pseudomonas muyukensis genome. Proteins encoded here:
- the tusB gene encoding sulfurtransferase complex subunit TusB is translated as MNTLHVIAHSPFGDERLASCLRLLGPHDALLLCGDATYALKAGSAPSAALQAANLGERLFALAEDLHARGLDSPLAKAVDYPAFVELSLHYDKVNSWL